In Paenibacillus larvae subsp. larvae, the following proteins share a genomic window:
- a CDS encoding integrase core domain-containing protein has product MVHERIQPKTPNKNAHIESFLAILEIECYQRHEYESYKQAYEIVSGFIHNYNHNRIHGSIYDMSP; this is encoded by the coding sequence ATTGTCCACGAGCGTATACAGCCGAAGACTCCTAACAAGAATGCTCATATCGAGTCTTTTCTTGCCATTCTAGAGATAGAGTGTTATCAGCGTCACGAATATGAAAGTTATAAGCAGGCGTACGAAATCGTTAGCGGCTTTATTCATAACTACAACCACAACCGCATCCACGGTAGCATCTACGACATGTCGCCTTAA